A region of Bacteroidota bacterium DNA encodes the following proteins:
- a CDS encoding DUF1569 domain-containing protein, translated as MQTDRRGFIKGSIVAAIAAPNLILSGCRKDDLIDRDLQFNSMDQGYDEAVRLSRIELLVTDTAFSLPQTLIHCAQSIEFSMAGFPEPKSALFQKTVGSVAFSVFSWRGRMSHDLSEAIPGAKALNPTVTVEQALQRLRNSIDAFRASESILKPHFAYGTLTKNEYERAHAMHLADHFSAING; from the coding sequence ATGCAGACCGACCGCAGAGGCTTTATCAAAGGATCAATAGTGGCAGCTATTGCTGCGCCTAACCTGATCCTGTCAGGGTGCCGCAAGGATGACCTCATTGACCGCGACCTGCAGTTCAACAGCATGGACCAGGGCTACGACGAGGCTGTACGGTTATCCAGAATCGAATTGTTGGTTACGGACACCGCTTTTTCTCTTCCGCAAACCCTTATACATTGCGCCCAGAGTATTGAGTTTTCCATGGCCGGCTTCCCAGAACCCAAGTCTGCGCTTTTCCAGAAAACCGTTGGCAGCGTTGCCTTCAGTGTGTTCAGTTGGCGAGGCAGGATGTCGCACGACCTTTCCGAGGCGATTCCGGGAGCAAAAGCGCTCAATCCAACCGTCACCGTCGAGCAAGCATTGCAGCGGTTACGGAATTCCATCGACGCATTCAGGGCTTCAGAAAGCATCCTGAAGCCACACTTCGCCTATGGCACGCTGACTAAAAACGAATACGAACGTGCCCACGCGATGCACCTGGCAGACCACTTCTCAGCCATCAATGGATAG
- a CDS encoding LamG domain-containing protein, whose product MHEKLLFFLLVITALSCTRNALDLAATDATLLDRIPQEALLAFYPFDGDMEDVARYMHTGIPYGATLGEDRFGQPAHALVLDGIDDFVNLEAGKALQVAPPLSITYWVKVDQNIRTAAAVNLNHNTQANAGIFTSFDSNGGNPAFSINDAGAPGIGSRNTKHAGVELIPGRWYHVAGLIAGIDSMQIFIDGEEVSGRYDGYADSLVYVDGPVTLGRKVSSRNGPTLYFAGMLDEIAIYHKLLTSTEVQQLYRAGGSLP is encoded by the coding sequence ATGCACGAGAAACTGCTCTTTTTTCTCCTGGTCATCACCGCGCTAAGCTGTACACGCAATGCGCTTGACCTGGCTGCTACAGATGCTACGTTGCTCGACAGGATTCCACAAGAAGCACTGCTGGCATTCTATCCTTTTGATGGTGACATGGAAGATGTTGCGAGGTATATGCACACCGGCATTCCTTATGGTGCTACGCTTGGCGAAGACCGTTTTGGCCAGCCGGCACACGCATTGGTACTGGATGGCATCGATGATTTTGTCAACCTGGAGGCCGGCAAGGCCTTACAAGTTGCGCCGCCCCTCAGCATTACTTACTGGGTAAAAGTTGATCAGAATATTAGAACAGCAGCTGCCGTCAACCTGAACCACAACACACAAGCCAACGCCGGTATTTTTACCTCATTCGACAGCAATGGCGGAAATCCTGCGTTTAGTATCAACGACGCAGGCGCACCCGGGATTGGCAGTCGAAACACAAAACATGCCGGCGTCGAACTTATACCCGGACGCTGGTATCATGTCGCCGGACTCATTGCCGGCATCGACAGCATGCAAATCTTTATTGATGGAGAAGAAGTAAGCGGGCGATATGATGGATATGCAGATTCCCTGGTCTATGTAGATGGACCGGTTACGCTAGGCCGAAAAGTGTCTAGCCGCAATGGGCCGACCCTCTACTTTGCCGGGATGCTTGACGAAATAGCAATCTACCACAAACTCCTCACCTCGACCGAAGTCCAGCAGTTATACAGGGCAGGCGGCTCTTTACCCTAA
- a CDS encoding hydroxylase — MKIHYLEYVTNDVNALCATFEATHGVSFGEPDAPLGGARTTALHEGGMLGIRAPLSESETPIVRAYTLVDDIEAATAQAADAGAVVALPPTEIQGHGTCAILIQGGVQSGLWQRQA, encoded by the coding sequence ATGAAAATCCATTACCTCGAGTATGTGACCAACGATGTCAACGCGCTGTGCGCCACCTTCGAAGCCACGCACGGTGTATCTTTTGGCGAGCCCGATGCGCCCCTTGGTGGTGCGCGCACTACAGCACTACATGAAGGCGGAATGCTTGGCATACGCGCACCCTTGAGTGAATCAGAGACACCCATTGTTCGTGCGTATACGCTTGTTGATGATATCGAGGCAGCCACTGCCCAGGCAGCCGATGCCGGCGCGGTTGTGGCGCTCCCCCCAACCGAAATACAGGGACACGGCACGTGCGCCATCCTGATTCAAGGCGGTGTGCAATCAGGACTCTGGCAACGCCAGGCGTAA